The following proteins come from a genomic window of Desmospora profundinema:
- the dut gene encoding dUTP diphosphatase encodes MHLLFDVKIQRTAGAEDLPLPQQMSEGASGFDLLAAVTEEIQLSPGERKLIPTGIKLEMPAGLEAQVRPRSGLALKHGVTTLNSPGTIDADYRGEIGVILIHCGSDPFTIRRGDRIAQLVFQSVPVVRLVPAATLTVTQRGSGGFGHTGK; translated from the coding sequence ATGCACTTGTTGTTTGATGTCAAGATCCAGAGAACCGCTGGTGCCGAGGATTTACCCCTGCCGCAGCAGATGTCGGAAGGGGCAAGCGGATTTGATCTGTTGGCCGCTGTTACGGAGGAGATACAACTTTCACCGGGAGAGCGGAAGCTGATTCCCACTGGGATCAAGCTGGAGATGCCGGCGGGTTTGGAAGCGCAAGTCCGTCCTCGCAGCGGCCTCGCCTTAAAACACGGAGTGACCACCTTGAACTCTCCCGGAACGATTGACGCGGATTACCGGGGGGAAATCGGAGTGATTCTGATCCATTGCGGGAGTGATCCCTTTACCATTAGACGGGGAGATCGGATCGCTCAGCTGGTGTTTCAGTCGGTTCCTGTTGTGCGGCTGGTTCCTGCGGCCACATTGACAGTGACACAGCGGGGTAGTGGAGGGTTTGGACACACAGGAAAATAG
- a CDS encoding Spo0E family sporulation regulatory protein-aspartic acid phosphatase, whose amino-acid sequence MTVTDIHSLERELERIRGILHRKVGADPTLLSHGAILPISRRLDHLLNRYHQLKQKTP is encoded by the coding sequence GTGACTGTTACGGATATACATTCGCTGGAGAGAGAGTTGGAGAGAATCAGGGGAATCCTTCATCGGAAAGTGGGTGCAGACCCCACCCTTCTTTCTCATGGAGCGATCTTACCCATCAGTCGTCGTTTGGACCATCTGTTGAACCGCTATCACCAATTGAAACAAAAAACCCCCTGA
- a CDS encoding YlmC/YmxH family sporulation protein produces MRWSEFAEKELIDMTGGERMGVVGHADLVIDPETGQIHSLLLPIPSASWFGKKQGHREIHWHHIKKIGPEMVIVEGRQGTHRDRY; encoded by the coding sequence ATGCGGTGGAGCGAATTTGCGGAAAAAGAGTTAATTGATATGACAGGCGGCGAACGGATGGGAGTGGTGGGACACGCAGATCTGGTGATCGATCCGGAGACCGGACAGATTCATTCCTTGTTGTTGCCCATCCCGTCGGCTTCCTGGTTTGGAAAAAAGCAAGGTCACCGGGAGATTCATTGGCATCATATCAAAAAGATCGGGCCGGAGATGGTGATTGTGGAAGGTCGCCAAGGAACACACCGCGATCGGTACTAA
- the dpsA gene encoding dipicolinate synthase subunit DpsA — MLTGKHVAFLGGDARQLEVIKNCIQLKAKVSLIGFDNLESPFSGAVRRELEPEWFSTVDLLILPILGTDEDGHVGSIFTTRSMVLTEEHISKLPAHAMVVTGIAKSYLQNLCSDNGIRLVELLKRDDVAIYNSIPTVEGALMMAIQSTNITIHGSKSVVLGLGRVGLTLARTLHAIGAQVKVGVRTPAQVARSVEMGITPFYTENLPQEVGNVDLLFNTVPSPIVTEPVLAAMPATAVIIDLASKPGGTDFAFAKKRGIKAMLAPSLPGIVASKTAGRILAQTITRLLGEELGEEDRP, encoded by the coding sequence ATGTTGACCGGCAAACATGTCGCCTTCCTCGGTGGAGATGCGCGCCAGTTGGAAGTGATAAAAAACTGTATCCAACTAAAAGCCAAGGTGAGTTTGATCGGTTTTGACAATCTGGAAAGTCCTTTTAGCGGAGCGGTGAGACGCGAACTGGAACCAGAATGGTTTTCCACCGTGGATTTGTTGATCCTGCCTATTTTGGGAACCGATGAAGACGGGCATGTAGGCAGTATATTTACCACACGTTCCATGGTGCTTACGGAAGAACATATCAGCAAGCTTCCCGCCCATGCCATGGTGGTGACAGGTATCGCGAAATCATACCTTCAAAATCTTTGTTCAGATAACGGAATTCGGTTGGTGGAACTGCTGAAACGGGATGATGTTGCCATCTACAACTCCATTCCGACGGTGGAGGGGGCGTTGATGATGGCGATCCAGAGCACCAATATCACCATTCACGGTTCCAAAAGTGTGGTACTGGGATTGGGAAGAGTCGGCTTGACGCTGGCCCGTACCCTGCATGCCATCGGGGCACAGGTTAAAGTGGGAGTACGAACGCCTGCTCAAGTGGCCCGGTCGGTAGAAATGGGAATCACGCCTTTTTACACGGAGAATCTCCCTCAAGAAGTGGGGAATGTGGACCTTCTTTTCAATACAGTTCCTTCACCGATCGTGACGGAACCGGTATTGGCTGCCATGCCGGCAACGGCCGTTATTATTGATCTGGCGTCAAAACCGGGAGGAACGGACTTCGCATTTGCCAAAAAAAGAGGAATCAAGGCCATGTTGGCTCCCAGCTTACCGGGTATTGTGGCATCCAAAACAGCGGGTCGGATTCTGGCGCAGACCATCACCCGTTTGCTGGGCGAAGAGCTCGGGGAGGAGGATCGCCCATGA
- a CDS encoding dipicolinate synthase subunit B, with protein MNISGKTIGFGLTGSHCTHDEVLPQMERLVSLGARVMPILSHTVQTVDSKFGEAAKWLRKIRTISGEEPITTVPEAEPIGPKKLLDCMLIAPCTGNSLARLANALTDGPVLMAAKAQMRNQRPVVVAISTNDALGLNAANLARLLPAKNIYFVPFGQDNPFVKPNSLVARMEMIPETVDAAMRGEQIQPLIVEKYRVPGT; from the coding sequence ATGAATATCAGTGGGAAGACGATCGGATTCGGGTTAACGGGTTCGCATTGCACCCATGACGAAGTGTTGCCCCAGATGGAGCGCCTCGTCTCCCTTGGAGCAAGGGTTATGCCGATCTTATCCCATACGGTCCAGACGGTGGACAGTAAATTCGGGGAGGCGGCTAAGTGGCTGCGAAAAATCCGCACGATCAGCGGGGAGGAACCGATCACCACGGTTCCGGAAGCAGAGCCGATTGGACCAAAGAAGCTGTTGGATTGCATGCTGATCGCTCCCTGTACCGGCAACAGTCTGGCACGTTTGGCCAATGCCTTGACTGACGGCCCGGTGTTAATGGCTGCCAAAGCCCAGATGCGTAATCAACGTCCGGTAGTGGTGGCTATTTCCACCAATGACGCACTGGGATTAAATGCTGCAAATTTGGCCCGTCTTTTACCTGCCAAAAATATCTATTTTGTCCCCTTTGGTCAGGATAATCCCTTTGTAAAGCCCAATTCGTTGGTTGCGCGGATGGAAATGATTCCGGAAACGGTAGATGCAGCGATGCGCGGAGAGCAAATCCAACCTTTAATAGTTGAAAAATACCGTGTCCCTGGCACATAA